Proteins found in one Lysinibacillus fusiformis genomic segment:
- a CDS encoding NADPH-dependent FMN reductase: MLKIGIILGSTREGRVSPQVGTWVKEVAEKRRDAEYEIIDIADFKLPFLGEPGGDTSGVAAWSEKVAACDGFVFIVAEYNHSITGALKNALDYLRVEWNNKAAGIVSYGSVGGARAAEHLRGILGELLVADVRVHPALSLFTDFENGSVFKPKEVQADSVHQMLDQLVPWSTALKTIRS, encoded by the coding sequence ATGTTAAAAATCGGTATTATTTTAGGAAGTACGCGAGAAGGTCGTGTAAGCCCACAAGTTGGAACTTGGGTAAAGGAAGTTGCGGAAAAACGTCGTGATGCGGAATATGAAATAATTGATATCGCTGATTTTAAATTACCGTTTTTAGGGGAGCCAGGAGGAGATACTTCTGGTGTAGCTGCATGGTCAGAAAAAGTAGCAGCATGTGACGGCTTTGTCTTTATTGTTGCAGAGTACAATCACTCCATTACAGGTGCATTAAAAAATGCATTAGATTATTTACGAGTGGAATGGAACAATAAAGCTGCTGGTATCGTCTCTTACGGTTCTGTTGGAGGTGCACGTGCAGCAGAGCATCTACGGGGAATTCTTGGAGAATTACTAGTTGCCGATGTTCGAGTGCATCCAGCATTATCATTATTTACTGATTTTGAAAACGGTTCTGTCTTTAAACCAAAAGAGGTGCAAGCAGATTCTGTTCATCAAATGTTAGATCAGCTTGTACCATGGTCAACGGCTTTGAAAACAATTCGATCATAA
- the cccA gene encoding cytochrome c550, protein MKNNPVVPYILILAFGIGLIFFMSLQGADNKKEIAAEHEGGGETTTETTDADADGSALVQACIGCHGGDLTGGMGPNLHGLDEAHIVEVLTKGIEGTPMQPNMKTEAEAKAIAEYISTLE, encoded by the coding sequence ATGAAAAACAATCCAGTCGTTCCTTACATCTTAATTCTGGCATTTGGTATTGGTCTTATTTTCTTCATGTCTTTACAAGGTGCAGATAACAAGAAAGAAATTGCTGCTGAACATGAGGGTGGTGGCGAAACTACTACAGAAACAACAGACGCAGATGCTGATGGTTCAGCACTAGTACAAGCTTGTATTGGTTGTCACGGTGGTGACTTAACTGGTGGTATGGGTCCAAACCTACATGGCTTAGATGAAGCTCATATCGTAGAAGTTTTAACTAAGGGTATCGAAGGTACTCCAATGCAACCAAACATGAAAACTGAAGCGGAAGCAAAAGCAATCGCTGAATACATTTCTACTTTAGAATAG
- a CDS encoding tubby C-terminal domain-like protein translates to MATFTLTYPKGFKSFTDIPIVNEHNETVCVLQKMERSSTGKVLNAVLLVAAQQTLPYRYETRTTLGAPLFQVQSTLLTKGVSHQIVMPNGSLIPIQRKTVQLLESSYSFKMDDLEFRFEKDFTSIAYLYCNDEKIASASSMETELVLTGIQFKLFHTDDMHFVALLATLYQALFAITT, encoded by the coding sequence ATGGCAACATTTACACTTACCTATCCGAAAGGCTTTAAAAGCTTTACCGATATTCCGATCGTGAATGAACACAACGAAACAGTATGTGTGCTTCAAAAAATGGAACGATCCTCTACTGGTAAAGTACTGAATGCTGTCTTGCTGGTAGCGGCACAGCAAACATTGCCTTATCGTTATGAAACACGCACTACATTAGGTGCACCACTTTTTCAAGTACAATCGACCCTGTTAACAAAAGGAGTCAGCCATCAAATTGTCATGCCTAATGGTAGCTTGATACCGATTCAACGGAAAACAGTGCAATTATTAGAATCCTCTTATTCATTCAAGATGGACGATTTAGAATTTCGTTTTGAAAAGGATTTTACCTCTATTGCTTATTTATATTGCAATGATGAAAAGATTGCTAGTGCAAGCTCTATGGAAACTGAACTAGTACTTACAGGTATACAGTTTAAGCTTTTCCATACGGACGATATGCACTTTGTTGCACTCCTCGCAACCCTTTATCAAGCACTCTTTGCAATAACTACATAG
- a CDS encoding DUF2164 domain-containing protein, translated as MFIRLSKDQQEMILADIQRFFYNQRDEDISEFEAERVLDFIKEHIAPYIYNAALSDAKYVVERQYASIDEELEALEQPIQMK; from the coding sequence TTGTTTATCCGTTTATCCAAAGATCAGCAAGAAATGATTCTTGCTGATATTCAACGATTTTTCTATAATCAGCGTGATGAAGACATTAGTGAGTTTGAAGCGGAGCGTGTATTAGATTTTATTAAGGAGCATATTGCTCCCTATATTTATAATGCTGCCTTGTCTGATGCTAAGTATGTAGTGGAAAGACAATACGCCTCTATTGATGAAGAATTAGAGGCATTGGAGCAGCCCATTCAAATGAAATAA
- a CDS encoding tRNA (adenine(22)-N(1))-methyltransferase: protein MNAQKLSKRLEAVAKFVPTGAIMADIGSDHAYLPCYLIHNGTASYAIAGEVVKGPYESAVGQVQKENLTEKMTVRLADGLAAIEEADHVDTITIAGMGGPLIVSILEKHPEKLQGVTRLILQPNIHAKVIREWALAHQWAILDEEILEEDDKIYEILVLQRGQMELSTAEILFGPKLSLRKSPVFTKKWLREKDNWQRVLQSIEGAEQTPEIEEKRAELMALIHLVEGVL, encoded by the coding sequence ATGAACGCACAAAAACTTTCAAAGCGATTAGAAGCAGTAGCAAAATTTGTTCCCACAGGAGCGATCATGGCGGATATTGGTAGTGACCATGCCTATTTACCATGCTATTTAATTCATAATGGAACAGCCTCTTATGCCATAGCAGGGGAAGTTGTAAAAGGGCCTTATGAATCAGCTGTAGGACAAGTACAGAAGGAAAACTTAACTGAAAAAATGACAGTCCGCCTTGCAGATGGATTAGCAGCAATTGAAGAAGCTGACCATGTGGATACAATCACGATAGCTGGGATGGGTGGACCATTGATTGTTTCCATTCTAGAGAAACACCCAGAGAAGCTTCAAGGTGTCACACGTCTTATTTTACAACCAAATATTCATGCTAAAGTCATTCGTGAGTGGGCTTTAGCACATCAGTGGGCGATTCTTGATGAAGAGATTTTAGAGGAAGATGATAAAATCTATGAAATCCTTGTGTTACAAAGAGGGCAAATGGAGCTCTCTACAGCAGAGATTTTGTTTGGGCCTAAACTAAGCCTGCGTAAATCACCGGTATTTACGAAAAAATGGTTGCGCGAAAAAGACAACTGGCAACGTGTACTACAATCCATTGAAGGAGCAGAACAGACACCTGAAATTGAAGAAAAACGTGCAGAGTTAATGGCTCTGATACACTTAGTAGAAGGAGTTTTGTAG
- the dnaG gene encoding DNA primase: protein MVMDLAGKIPEEVIEQIRTQSDIVDVISEYMQLTKRGRNWFGLCPFHGEQTPSFSVSTDKQIFHCFGCGAGGNAITFVMDIEGISFPDAVVKLGERVGIHLDVEPSFPGGTKKISKAEERMKEAHAFAADFFHHLLLNTEDGEEPLNYLLERGFTRELIESNNIGWSLPSFDALTILLERKGYNLQEIAESGLIIKREGEERYFDRFRGRIMFPIRDENGKIIAFSGRILSSNGEEAKYLNSPESPIFQKSEVLYNLDKARTSIRKNRQVVLMEGFVDVLAANSVGVMNVVATMGTSLTNQHITKLKRLVEQITICYDGDNAGFDAAKRAAQLLHTERMKVNIAVLPEKLDPDEYIRTLGGQAFKEQILENPHAYIAFMMMHARRNKNFQFENDTLQYIQEVLEQLVGRSSPVERDLYIRQLSNETNISEEAIYAQFRKLEANQVRSAKAEMPTQIPSMPVTQQQKPMDAAERAERLLLAHMLHNIDVVDRVLRSEQKEPFVRDTYMAVFVRLVGFYEEYGHPDYQRFVEILDDAELRKIVMEAALVERDPDQAEAEVMDSIRQLQKYRIEQEIYQKMHESKEAEKMHEYARALEIAQQIIHLRKSLSAI from the coding sequence ATGGTGATGGATTTGGCAGGGAAGATTCCAGAAGAAGTAATTGAACAGATTCGCACACAATCGGATATTGTTGATGTTATTAGTGAATACATGCAGCTTACTAAGCGTGGGCGAAATTGGTTTGGTCTCTGTCCATTTCATGGAGAGCAAACACCGTCTTTTTCTGTATCTACAGACAAGCAAATTTTTCATTGCTTTGGTTGTGGTGCAGGGGGCAATGCCATTACTTTTGTAATGGATATTGAAGGCATTTCTTTTCCTGATGCAGTGGTGAAACTTGGGGAACGTGTTGGCATACACTTAGATGTTGAGCCAAGTTTTCCCGGAGGAACGAAAAAGATATCTAAAGCAGAAGAAAGGATGAAAGAAGCACACGCTTTTGCAGCAGATTTTTTTCATCATTTACTGTTGAACACAGAGGATGGTGAAGAACCTTTAAATTATTTGCTAGAAAGAGGATTTACAAGGGAACTTATAGAATCTAATAACATTGGTTGGTCTCTCCCAAGCTTTGATGCATTAACAATATTGCTTGAAAGAAAAGGTTATAACTTACAAGAAATTGCCGAAAGTGGCTTAATCATCAAAAGAGAGGGAGAAGAACGTTATTTTGATCGTTTTAGAGGACGTATCATGTTTCCTATTCGAGATGAGAATGGTAAAATTATTGCCTTCTCAGGACGTATCCTTTCATCCAATGGTGAGGAAGCAAAATATTTAAATAGTCCAGAATCACCAATTTTTCAAAAAAGTGAAGTGCTTTATAACCTAGATAAAGCACGAACTTCTATCAGAAAAAATCGTCAAGTAGTATTGATGGAAGGTTTTGTGGATGTTTTAGCAGCCAATTCTGTAGGTGTAATGAATGTTGTTGCGACAATGGGTACTTCGCTAACAAATCAGCATATCACAAAGCTAAAGCGCTTAGTAGAGCAAATTACGATTTGCTATGATGGTGATAATGCTGGATTTGATGCAGCGAAGCGAGCAGCGCAACTACTGCATACAGAGCGCATGAAAGTCAATATTGCCGTGTTGCCAGAAAAATTAGATCCTGATGAATACATTCGCACTTTAGGTGGACAAGCATTTAAGGAACAAATTTTGGAAAACCCTCATGCGTATATTGCTTTTATGATGATGCATGCTAGACGCAATAAGAACTTTCAATTTGAAAATGATACGCTTCAATATATTCAAGAAGTCCTTGAACAGCTAGTGGGTAGATCCTCACCAGTTGAACGAGATTTGTATATACGGCAGCTATCAAATGAAACAAATATCTCGGAAGAAGCCATTTATGCCCAATTCCGAAAACTGGAGGCTAATCAGGTACGTTCTGCAAAAGCAGAGATGCCTACACAGATACCTTCAATGCCAGTCACGCAACAACAAAAGCCTATGGACGCAGCCGAACGTGCCGAACGTTTATTACTGGCTCATATGCTTCATAATATAGATGTAGTGGACAGGGTATTACGTAGTGAGCAAAAAGAGCCATTTGTAAGAGATACTTATATGGCTGTTTTTGTTCGCTTAGTAGGGTTTTATGAGGAGTATGGTCATCCTGATTATCAGCGTTTTGTGGAAATTTTGGATGACGCTGAATTACGGAAAATTGTCATGGAAGCAGCTTTAGTCGAGCGAGATCCTGATCAAGCAGAGGCAGAGGTTATGGACTCCATCCGTCAGCTTCAAAAATATAGAATTGAGCAAGAAATTTATCAAAAGATGCATGAGTCAAAGGAAGCGGAGAAGATGCATGAGTATGCACGTGCACTTGAAATCGCCCAACAGATTATTCATTTAAGAAAATCGTTATCGGCGATTTAA
- a CDS encoding Nif3-like dinuclear metal center hexameric protein, producing the protein MKTVNGQEVIQVFESWSPKKLACMDNDPIGLAIGTLNKPVNKVLVTLDVNEAVANEAIEKGCELIIAHHPPIFRRLANIRTDHPAGRLYEKLIKHDIAVYAAHTNLDVAEGGVNDLLADALQLKNRSILEETYAENLLKLAVFIPTANAEALREALAKAGAGRIGDYEACSYTTTGEGRFRALAGANPFVGSVGELHVEEEVKVEVVFPESIKSRVLKAMLTSHPYEEPAYDVIRLEQQINVMGLGRVGYLTQEMTLQQFAEFVKQQLDVPAVRVVGDLQSTVSKVALVGGDGNKYIYAAKRAGADVFLTGDMYFHTAQDAQAIDLQIVDPGHHVEKVMIAGVAKKMAELCENKKYLVEFVQSTIHTEPFLFV; encoded by the coding sequence ATGAAAACGGTAAATGGCCAAGAAGTTATTCAAGTGTTCGAATCATGGTCACCCAAAAAACTAGCTTGTATGGACAATGATCCAATTGGACTAGCCATAGGGACCCTAAACAAACCTGTAAACAAAGTATTGGTGACGTTAGATGTCAATGAAGCCGTTGCAAATGAGGCCATAGAAAAGGGCTGTGAGCTGATTATCGCTCATCATCCACCAATCTTTAGACGCCTAGCGAATATCCGCACAGATCATCCAGCAGGGCGTTTATATGAAAAGCTCATTAAACATGATATTGCTGTATATGCTGCTCATACAAACTTAGATGTAGCTGAAGGTGGAGTCAATGATTTACTAGCAGATGCCCTACAGCTAAAAAATCGTTCAATATTAGAAGAAACGTATGCTGAAAATCTGTTGAAGCTAGCAGTCTTTATACCAACTGCCAATGCAGAAGCATTACGTGAGGCGCTGGCAAAGGCTGGGGCAGGTCGTATTGGGGACTATGAAGCATGTAGTTATACAACGACTGGAGAAGGACGATTTCGTGCATTAGCAGGAGCAAATCCGTTTGTTGGCTCTGTTGGCGAATTACATGTGGAGGAAGAAGTGAAGGTAGAAGTCGTATTTCCTGAATCCATTAAAAGTCGCGTGTTAAAGGCCATGTTGACTAGTCATCCTTATGAGGAGCCTGCCTATGATGTAATACGTCTTGAGCAGCAAATAAATGTGATGGGATTAGGGCGTGTTGGTTACTTAACGCAAGAAATGACGTTGCAACAATTTGCTGAATTCGTAAAGCAACAACTAGATGTCCCGGCAGTTCGTGTAGTTGGGGATTTACAATCCACGGTCAGCAAAGTGGCGCTTGTAGGGGGAGACGGCAATAAATATATTTATGCGGCAAAACGTGCAGGAGCAGATGTTTTCTTAACAGGTGATATGTACTTCCATACAGCACAGGACGCACAAGCGATTGACTTGCAAATAGTAGATCCTGGTCATCATGTAGAAAAGGTGATGATTGCGGGAGTAGCAAAAAAAATGGCTGAACTATGTGAGAATAAAAAATATCTGGTTGAATTCGTCCAATCAACCATCCATACAGAACCATTTTTATTTGTATAA
- the rpoD gene encoding RNA polymerase sigma factor RpoD: protein MADKSERSKEIEVEITLDDAKKFLQEKAKTEGEISMKEISEKLTPYELENEEIFHFAEDLEKHKDIQIIGKEEFEEESLMKEEANEETFDLNDLSVPPGVKINDPVRMYLKEIGRVDLLSAEQEIALAERIEQGDEEARKRLAEANLRLVVSIAKRYVGRGMLFLDLIQEGNMGLIKAVEKFDYRKGFKFSTYATWWIRQAITRAIADQARTIRIPVHMVETINKLIRVQRQLLQDLGREPSPEEIGEEMDLTPEKVREILKIAQEPVSLETPIGEEDDSHLGDFIEDSEAQSPSDHAAYELLKEQLEDVLDTLTDREENVLRLRFGLDDGRTRTLEEVGKVFGVTRERIRQIEAKALRKLRHPSRSKRLKDFLE from the coding sequence ATGGCGGACAAGTCAGAACGTTCAAAAGAGATAGAAGTAGAAATTACATTAGATGATGCAAAAAAATTCCTACAAGAAAAAGCGAAAACAGAAGGTGAAATTTCAATGAAAGAAATTTCAGAGAAACTAACACCTTATGAATTGGAAAACGAAGAAATTTTCCATTTCGCTGAGGATCTTGAAAAGCATAAAGATATTCAAATCATTGGAAAAGAAGAATTTGAAGAAGAGAGTCTAATGAAAGAAGAAGCGAACGAAGAAACTTTCGACTTAAATGATTTGAGTGTGCCACCAGGTGTTAAAATCAATGACCCTGTACGTATGTATTTAAAAGAAATTGGCCGAGTAGATTTATTATCTGCTGAGCAGGAAATTGCGCTTGCAGAACGTATAGAGCAAGGAGACGAGGAAGCACGTAAACGTCTTGCAGAAGCAAACTTACGTCTAGTTGTATCGATTGCAAAACGTTATGTTGGTCGTGGAATGTTATTCCTTGATTTAATTCAAGAAGGAAATATGGGTCTTATTAAGGCTGTTGAAAAATTCGATTACCGTAAAGGATTTAAATTCTCGACTTACGCTACATGGTGGATTCGTCAAGCGATAACACGTGCGATTGCTGACCAAGCGCGTACGATTCGTATTCCTGTTCACATGGTCGAAACCATTAATAAATTAATACGTGTACAACGTCAACTTTTACAAGATTTAGGTCGTGAGCCTTCTCCAGAAGAAATTGGAGAAGAAATGGATTTAACACCTGAAAAAGTGCGTGAAATTTTAAAAATTGCACAAGAACCAGTATCTCTTGAAACACCAATTGGAGAAGAAGATGATTCCCATTTAGGAGACTTTATCGAGGACTCAGAAGCACAATCTCCATCCGACCATGCAGCCTATGAACTGTTAAAAGAACAATTAGAGGATGTACTAGATACGTTAACAGACCGTGAAGAAAACGTACTTCGTTTACGTTTTGGTTTAGACGATGGTCGCACACGTACATTAGAAGAGGTAGGCAAGGTCTTTGGCGTAACACGTGAACGTATTCGTCAAATCGAGGCGAAAGCACTAAGAAAATTACGCCATCCTTCTCGCAGTAAACGTTTAAAAGATTTCTTAGAATAA